From Cyanobium sp. Tous-M-B4, the proteins below share one genomic window:
- a CDS encoding DUF3188 domain-containing protein, with protein sequence MKQRPWLRGLLALSSPLLILLALLVLLQRRGVDRIPVLPALLIGTGLLVTSAVSRRRRRRELLAALRHDGDV encoded by the coding sequence ATGAAGCAAAGGCCCTGGCTGCGGGGGTTGCTGGCCCTCTCCTCGCCCCTGTTGATCCTGCTGGCGCTGCTGGTGCTGCTGCAGCGTCGCGGCGTCGATCGGATTCCAGTCTTGCCGGCCCTGCTTATCGGCACGGGCTTGCTTGTTACCAGTGCCGTGAGCCGGCGACGGCGACGGCGTGAGCTGCTGGCGGCCCTGCGCCACGATGGGGATGTATGA
- a CDS encoding HEAT repeat domain-containing protein has protein sequence MTNPSPDLAALREAILCGDPSRAMPALVGLREVPVEQAVPLLLLGLEQSMFMVRSLSCAGLGVKQNEAGWLALVAAMQGDEDANVRAEAANSLVSHCLERAWPLLRDVFAADQQWLVRCSILSALAEQPAIDPAWLLELASMAITDADGTVRVGGAEILARLVREQGAAEARVLLQQLQADPDHRVVAAALNGLQS, from the coding sequence ATGACCAATCCCTCCCCCGATCTTGCGGCCCTGCGTGAGGCCATCCTTTGCGGAGACCCCAGTCGGGCCATGCCCGCCCTGGTGGGTTTGCGGGAGGTGCCGGTGGAGCAGGCCGTGCCCTTACTGCTGCTCGGGCTGGAGCAGAGCATGTTCATGGTGCGCTCGCTCAGCTGCGCTGGCCTTGGGGTGAAGCAAAACGAGGCTGGCTGGCTGGCGCTGGTGGCCGCGATGCAGGGCGATGAGGACGCCAATGTGCGAGCCGAAGCGGCCAACTCCCTGGTGAGCCACTGCCTTGAGCGGGCCTGGCCCCTGCTGCGTGATGTGTTTGCAGCCGATCAGCAGTGGCTGGTGCGCTGCAGCATCCTTTCGGCTCTAGCTGAGCAGCCGGCCATTGATCCGGCTTGGTTGCTGGAGCTGGCGTCGATGGCGATTACGGACGCGGATGGCACGGTGCGGGTGGGCGGCGCCGAGATCCTGGCCCGCTTGGTGCGGGAACAGGGCGCTGCCGAGGCCCGGGTCCTGTTGCAGCAGCTCCAGGCCGACCCCGACCACCGGGTGGTGGCCGCGGCGCTCAATGGTCTGCAGAGCTAG
- a CDS encoding amidohydrolase, whose product MTATPCSWNWQALGLEQALAEVLPELIQLRRHIHRHPELSGHEQQTAALVAGELRRWGWQVREGVGRTGVLAELGPEQGPAGLPAPLVALRVDMDALPVEERTGLDYASTQQGLMHACGHDLHTAVGLGVAYLLAELAERHPELLTARVRLLFQPAEETAQGAAWMKADGAMDGVAALFGVHVFPSLAAGTIGVRSGSLTAAAGELEVEVLGEGGHGARPHQSTDAIWIAARVVSGLQEAISRRLDALHPVVVSFGRIEGGKAFNVIADHVRLLGTVRCLDTDVHAQLPGWIEDTVQALCRGHGGEARVRYRVISPPVHNDPALTELVAEAGVELLGRQQVQWLEQPSLGAEDFAELLDGTRGTMFRLGVAGPQGCTPLHSNSFAPDEASLPVGIGVLTLSLLRWMERRP is encoded by the coding sequence ATGACGGCAACACCCTGCAGCTGGAATTGGCAGGCCCTGGGACTTGAGCAGGCCCTGGCCGAGGTGCTGCCGGAGCTGATCCAGTTGCGGCGTCATATCCATCGCCATCCCGAGCTCAGTGGCCATGAGCAGCAGACCGCTGCCCTGGTGGCAGGTGAGCTGCGGCGCTGGGGTTGGCAGGTGCGCGAGGGTGTCGGCCGCACCGGCGTGCTGGCGGAGCTGGGGCCAGAGCAGGGGCCTGCTGGCTTGCCCGCCCCCCTGGTGGCCCTGCGGGTGGATATGGATGCCCTGCCTGTGGAGGAGCGCACCGGCCTCGACTACGCCTCCACCCAGCAGGGCTTGATGCATGCCTGCGGCCACGACCTGCACACCGCCGTGGGACTGGGGGTGGCCTACCTGCTGGCTGAGCTTGCCGAGCGCCACCCCGAGCTGCTCACGGCCCGGGTGCGGCTGTTGTTTCAGCCCGCTGAGGAAACGGCCCAGGGGGCGGCCTGGATGAAGGCCGATGGCGCCATGGACGGTGTGGCAGCCCTGTTTGGTGTGCACGTGTTTCCCAGCCTGGCGGCGGGCACGATCGGCGTGCGCAGCGGCAGCCTTACGGCTGCGGCCGGTGAGCTGGAGGTGGAGGTGCTGGGCGAGGGCGGCCACGGCGCCCGGCCCCACCAGAGCACCGACGCCATTTGGATTGCGGCGCGGGTTGTGAGTGGTCTGCAGGAGGCGATCAGCCGCCGCCTTGATGCCCTGCACCCGGTGGTGGTGAGTTTCGGGCGGATCGAGGGTGGTAAGGCCTTCAACGTGATCGCCGACCATGTGCGCCTGCTCGGCACGGTGCGCTGCCTCGACACCGACGTGCACGCCCAGCTGCCGGGCTGGATCGAAGACACGGTGCAGGCCCTCTGCCGCGGCCATGGCGGTGAGGCCCGGGTGCGTTATCGGGTGATTTCACCGCCTGTGCACAACGACCCTGCCCTTACCGAGCTGGTGGCTGAAGCTGGGGTGGAGTTGCTCGGTCGCCAGCAGGTGCAGTGGCTCGAGCAGCCGTCTTTGGGAGCGGAGGATTTTGCCGAACTGCTCGATGGCACCCGCGGCACCATGTTTCGGCTGGGGGTGGCGGGGCCTCAGGGCTGCACGCCGCTGCACAGCAACAGCTTCGCTCCCGACGAAGCGTCCCTGCCGGTGGGCATTGGCGTGCTCACCTTGAGCCTGCTGCGCTGGATGGAGCGGCGCCCATGA
- a CDS encoding tetratricopeptide repeat protein produces the protein MIPTLFSLLLGLQLLLPQLFDQALSASRQGRFDEALPLWNQVLEVAPEDAAAWSNRGNVQLALGDPRAAIADQTKAMQLDGESPDPHLNRGTAEEALGQWAAAEADYRWILERAPQDAGEPRASALYNLGNVQGSLGDWQEARSCFEAASLARPGFAMARSSAALAAFQLGDRAEAERQLRNLIRRYPLFADARAGLTALLWQKGARGEAESNWAAASGLDPRYRQQEWLLATRRWPPEPVAALAQFLALAP, from the coding sequence ATGATTCCTACGTTGTTTTCTTTGCTGCTGGGCCTGCAGCTGCTGCTGCCCCAGCTGTTTGATCAGGCCCTCAGCGCCAGTCGGCAGGGGCGCTTTGATGAGGCTCTACCCCTCTGGAACCAGGTGCTGGAGGTGGCCCCGGAGGATGCGGCGGCCTGGAGCAATCGGGGCAATGTGCAGCTGGCCCTGGGCGATCCCCGCGCCGCTATCGCTGACCAGACCAAGGCGATGCAGCTCGACGGCGAGAGCCCCGATCCCCATCTCAATCGAGGCACAGCCGAGGAGGCCTTGGGCCAGTGGGCTGCCGCCGAAGCCGACTACCGCTGGATCCTGGAGCGCGCCCCGCAGGACGCGGGTGAACCGCGCGCCTCGGCCCTCTACAACCTCGGCAACGTGCAGGGCTCCCTGGGGGACTGGCAGGAGGCGCGAAGTTGCTTTGAGGCCGCTTCCCTGGCTAGGCCAGGCTTCGCCATGGCCCGCTCCAGTGCCGCCCTGGCGGCCTTCCAGCTGGGCGATCGCGCCGAGGCCGAGCGGCAGCTGCGCAACCTGATCCGCCGCTATCCCCTGTTTGCCGATGCCCGAGCTGGTCTCACGGCGCTGCTCTGGCAGAAGGGGGCTCGCGGTGAGGCCGAAAGCAACTGGGCGGCCGCCTCTGGCCTCGATCCCCGCTACCGGCAGCAAGAATGGTTACTTGCGACGCGGCGTTGGCCCCCCGAGCCGGTGGCAGCTCTGGCGCAATTTCTCGCTTTGGCCCCTTGA